The following coding sequences lie in one Labrus bergylta chromosome 13, fLabBer1.1, whole genome shotgun sequence genomic window:
- the creb1b gene encoding cyclic AMP-responsive element-binding protein 1b: MKMESAVEAQQGAETAVTETEIQQITPAQIATLAQVTMATGHASATGPTVTLVQLPNGQTVQVHGVIQAAQPSVIQSPQVQTVQISTIAESEDSQESVDSVTDSQKRREILSRRPSYRKILNDLSSDAPAVARIEEEKAEEDSSAAAATPSITTVTVPTPIYQTSTGQYIAITQGGAIQLANNGTDGVQGIQTLTMTNAAAAQPGATILQYAQTSDGQQILVPSNQVVVQAASGDVQAYQIRAAPASTIAPGVVMASSPALPTQGATEEVTRKREVRLMKNREAARECRRKKKEYVKCLENRVAVLENQNKTLIEELKALKDLYCHKSE; encoded by the exons ATGAAGATGGAGTCAGCAGTGGAGGCTCAGCAGGGGGCAGAGACTGCTGTGACTGAGACAGAGATCCAGCAGATCACTCCTGCACAGATTGCTACCTTGGCACAG gttaccatggcaacaggccACGCCTCAGCAACAGGTCCCACTGTAACGCTGGTTCAGCTACCAAACGGACAGACGGTTCAGGTCCACGGAGTCATCCAGGCTGCACAGCCGTCTGTTATCCAGTCCCCGCAAGTCCAGACTGTACAG ATCTCCACAATAGCAGAGAGTGAGGACTCACAGGAGTCAGTAGACAGTGTGACTGACTCTCAGAAGCGCAGAGAGATTCTTTCCAGACGCCCTTCATACAG AAAAATTCTGAATGACCTTTCGAGTGATGCTCCGGCGGTCGCTCGTATCGAGGAGGAAAAGGCCGAGGAGGATTCATCTGCTGCGGCTGCCACGCCTTCAATCACCACGGTTACTGTCCCCACACCCATCTACCAGACCAGCACCGGACAGTACA TTGCAATCACACAGGGTGGGGCCATTCAGCTGGCTAATAACGGTACAGATGGAGTCCAGGGTATCCAGACTCTGACTATGACCAacgcagcagcagctcagcctgGAGCCACCATCCTCCAGTACGCACAGACCAGCGACGGCCAACAGATACTGGTGCCCAGTAACCAGGTGGTTGTCCAAG CCGCCTCCGGTGACGTTCAGGCCTACCAGATCCGAGCAGCCCCTGCCAGCACCATCGCCCCAGGGGTGGTCATGGCCTCATCCCCTGCCCTCCCCACCCAGGGTGCTACTGAGGAAGTCACCCGCAAAAGAGAAGTTCGCCTCATGAAAAACAG AGAGGCAGCCCGTGAATGTcgcaggaagaagaaggagtaTGTTAAGTGTCTGGAGAACCGAGTGGCCGTCCTGGAGAACCAAAACAAGACACTAATCGAAGAACTGAAAGCCCTTAAAGACCTTTACTGCCATAAATCTGAGTAG